The Geothrix sp. genome has a window encoding:
- a CDS encoding isochorismatase family protein → MKTALLVVDMQISLIDEGPWNSEALMSKVEKLIELARLNSVLVVFVVDHRVEPNMSLHPRMQTISGDLHITKHFCDSFLDTPLDEELQIRGIKHLVIAGLQTDYCIDTTCRRAASLGYTVQLASDAHSTFPHHDLNAEQIIAHHNWTLRHFSAGKGSVSAVKSEHIHFA, encoded by the coding sequence ATGAAAACCGCGCTACTCGTAGTTGACATGCAAATCAGCCTCATCGATGAGGGGCCGTGGAACTCCGAAGCCCTAATGAGCAAAGTAGAGAAACTGATTGAACTTGCCCGCCTGAATTCGGTTCTTGTTGTATTTGTGGTGGATCACCGCGTTGAACCCAATATGTCCCTGCACCCACGGATGCAAACCATATCAGGTGACCTTCATATAACAAAACATTTCTGCGATTCTTTTCTCGATACTCCACTGGATGAAGAATTACAAATACGAGGCATCAAGCACCTGGTGATCGCAGGGTTACAAACTGATTACTGTATTGATACTACCTGCAGACGAGCTGCTTCACTTGGATACACCGTCCAACTCGCAAGTGATGCACACTCCACCTTCCCGCACCATGATCTAAATGCGGAGCAAATCATCGCGCACCACAATTGGACCCTTCGGCATTTCTCGGCAGGGAAGGGCTCGGTTTCTGCTGTTAAAAGCGAGCACATCCATTTCGCCTAG
- a CDS encoding PAS domain-containing protein, with the protein MVQTLSQIALRVVNHIPAMVAYWDRSQRCVFSNNAYLEWFGKTPEQMVGMTMKELLGPIYEKNLPYILAALNGQKQVFERRIPLPQGNHRDTIATYTPDIVDGEVLGFSVLVADVTLLREREAALEQVVREKEEVLAQVRELTGLLPVCAWCRKVKDDDGYWLQFEEYVKDHSKAEFTHGICPDCSGKLKE; encoded by the coding sequence ATGGTACAAACGCTTTCACAGATCGCACTACGAGTCGTAAATCACATCCCCGCAATGGTGGCCTATTGGGATCGTAGTCAAAGATGCGTCTTTTCCAATAACGCTTACCTCGAATGGTTCGGAAAGACGCCAGAGCAAATGGTTGGAATGACCATGAAAGAATTGCTAGGCCCCATCTACGAAAAGAACCTTCCCTACATACTTGCGGCGCTCAATGGCCAAAAACAGGTGTTTGAGCGGCGAATCCCACTACCTCAAGGTAACCATCGAGATACCATTGCCACATACACGCCGGACATCGTTGATGGAGAAGTTCTCGGCTTTTCCGTTCTCGTGGCTGATGTAACGCTACTTCGCGAACGCGAAGCAGCATTGGAGCAGGTCGTACGAGAGAAGGAAGAGGTCCTTGCCCAAGTCAGAGAACTGACTGGGCTCCTGCCGGTGTGTGCATGGTGCAGAAAAGTTAAAGACGACGACGGTTACTGGCTCCAATTTGAAGAATATGTGAAAGACCACTCAAAAGCAGAATTCACCCATGGAATCTGCCCGGACTGTAGTGGAAAGCTAAAAGAATGA